Proteins encoded together in one Prunus dulcis chromosome 3, ALMONDv2, whole genome shotgun sequence window:
- the LOC117622917 gene encoding dirigent protein 1-like: protein MALNFIPKLLLVLAFAAFSAGARRSELELKETHLSLFFHDIASGPNFTLIPVAGIAGKLWTFDQFGTAFVTDDPLTETPDRSAPIVGRGQGIYVTSGLDGRNTHVLISIVFTNKKYNGSTLEIQGTSKQFEKVREVSVVSGTGQFRFARGYATFETYLWDPATFYSVERCNVTVQHY, encoded by the coding sequence ATGGCATTAAACTTCATACCAAAGCTACTACTAGTTCTAGCCTTTGCTGCTTTTTCAGCCGGAGCTAGAAGAAGTGAGCTCGAACTCAAAGAAACCCATCTGTCCTTGTTCTTCCATGACATAGCCTCCGGTCCAAATTTCACACTAATTCCAGTTGCCGGTATCGCGGGCAAGCTCTGGACCTTCGATCAGTTTGGAACAGCTTTTGTGACGGACGATCCTCTAACCGAGACCCCTGATCGAAGCGCACCCATAGTTGGGAGAGGCCAAGGCATTTATGTGACGTCAGGGCTGGATGGACGTAACACCCATGTCTTGATATCCATTGTGTTCACCAACAAGAAGTACAATGGCAGCACACTGGAGATACAAGGAACCAGCAAGCAGTTCGAGAAAGTCAGAGAGGTTTCAGTGGTGTCCGGTACCGGACAGTTTCGGTTCGCCAGGGGATACGCGACGTTCGAGACGTATCTTTGGGATCCGGCAACTTTCTACTCCGTGGAGAGGTGCAACGTTACAGTGCAACACTACTAG
- the LOC117622902 gene encoding B-cell receptor-associated protein 31-like, with protein sequence MLQLLYGVIFGEMFLILTLLFKSPLRKLVILALDKMKRGKGPVMVKTVAGTVFVVLLAGVYNLVDIKNRTIESGVLNPTDEVLMSVKMLEISLMGFFLFLSLMLDRLHHYIRELRFLRKAMDAAKKQSQSIQEEKNGSSEQLKTLAQENDTLRTKIKNLESEYETKAKKAKAAGSEVEALRKQSEGLLMEYDRLLADNQNLRSQLTSIEQSTSHSDDKKNT encoded by the exons ATGTTGCAGCTGCTATACGGGGTCATTTTCGGGGAAATGTTCCTGATTTTGACCTTGTTGTTTAAGAGCCCTCTGAGGAAGCTAGTGATCCTGGCCTTGGATAAGATGAAGCGAGGGAAGGGCCCAGTGATGGTGAAGACAGTCGCTGGGACTGTATTTGTTGTTCTCCTGGCCGGCGTTTACAATCTGGTTGACATCAAGAACCGAACCATTGAGTCTGGTGTGCTCAACCCTACGGACGAGGTTCTCATGTCCGTGAAAATGCTTGAAATTTCTCTCATGG ggttttttctgtttctttcacTGATGTTAGATAGATTGCACCATTACATAAGGGAACTTCGATTCCTCAGGAAGGCCATGGATGctgcaaaaaaacaaagccaaAGTATTCAAGAGGAGAAAAATGGAAGTTCAGAGCAACTTAAGACCTTGGCACAAGAGAATGACACATTGAGGACAAAGATCAAGAATCTGGAATCTGAATATGagacaaaagcaaagaaggcaAAGGCTGCGGGAAGTGAGGTGGAGGCCCTAAGAAAGCAATCTGAAGGACTCCTTATGGAATATGACCGCTTGCTGGCGGACAACCAAAACCTCCGGAGCCAGTTAACATCGATTGAGCAAAGCACATCCCACTCTGATGACAAAAAGAACACATAA